The Rhodothermaceae bacterium genome includes the window TCCGATGGTTATTCCCCACTCGAGGGCAGGTTGCCTACGCGTTACTCACCCGTGCGCCACTGTACTTGCGTCCCGAAGGACGCGTTCTCGTTCGACTTGCATGTATGAAGCCCGCCGCCAGCGTTCGTCCTGAGCCAGGATCAAACTCTCCGTAGTTAGAGATTTTGAACTTTTTATGTGAGCACTTATAGCACACTCTTCCTGACTAAATTTGGATTGGCTGTTCCATAACAGAACAACCGGATCCTTGTCTGAATCGACAAAGGACTCGCTATACTCTCAACCTGTCAAAGAACTGTGCCTGCCCCAAAAGGCAGGAGTACCAACGTACGGAATTTTTTTGACTAAAACAAATCTGTGAGGATCCCTGTTTTTCTTTTTTCTCTCCAGCTATAAACCGTGGCACCAGATCCTGCGGTGACGCGTAAAACCGGAAGTTGAAAACAGGGAAAGAACAGACTGGCTAAGCAGTAATTCCGCTATGCTGATCATAGCAAAGACCGCGTCTAACTGTGCCAAAAAATCCGTTGTTCCCAAAATTTCCCGTTTTTGTGATTTTTTTTTATTTTTTTCCTGAGTCCCTGTGAAACGCCTCCCTCTACGGAAGAATCCTTACCTCAAATGGGGCGCAGCACTGCTGATAGTGGTGTTTTTTGCACTATACCTCACGGTTGACCAAGTCATCATGCCTCGAGTCACGCGCCAGAGTGAGGTGGTTTCCGTTCCTGATTTTCGGGGCATGCCCATTTCTGAAGCTCTTTTGGCGATTGATTCTGTCGGACTTGTATTTGGCGACACCACTTCTCGGATCGGGCCGGACAGTCTGCAGGGCTTGGTTGCAGTTCAAACCCCACGCCCAAGTGCATCCGTAAGGCCTAGGCGACGAATCTATCTCTCCATCTATCGTGGATTAGAACAGGATGTAGTCGTTCCTGATGTGAGCACACAATCCCGCCGCAATGCGCGGCTGGCGTTGAGGGCCGCGGGCCTGATCGTCCACGAAGAGCCTGATACGATTCCCAGCCCCGATCCTGGTGCGGTGACGCGCACGGACCCGGTCGCGGGATCTCTTGTCCCCCGGGGGGACAGCGTCACGGTCTGGTATG containing:
- a CDS encoding PASTA domain-containing protein, with protein sequence MPRVTRQSEVVSVPDFRGMPISEALLAIDSVGLVFGDTTSRIGPDSLQGLVAVQTPRPSASVRPRRRIYLSIYRGLEQDVVVPDVSTQSRRNARLALRAAGLIVHEEPDTIPSPDPGAVTRTDPVAGSLVPRGDSVTVWYGRGLNLNRLVEVPDVVGQRHHTADSLLRALFFWPRLLDQEGDPDNPLILRQSPEPGELSPEGSDIRLFTTADSLD